GCCTAGTGTTGGTTGATATCGCACCCCGGATTGAGAAGAGAAAATACTCGTCGGCCCCGCCCCCTAAACTTTTCGAAAGTAAGGAGCAGGCTAGGGACTACTTCAAGGAGAAGTACTCTGGTTTTACAGAGGACGCTGTGGAGAACCGGATTAAGCATGGCCTCAAAGAGGATAATGAAGGTAAGCTGACGCTGAAGTCGACCCCAAACATTATGCGGCCCAGCCTATCCCTTGATCTCTGGCCCTTCGCAAAGAGGATCGAGACAGCGACTCTTATGGTTCTAGGAGGCAAGAGCGCCGTTGTGACCCTGGCTGCCCAAGAAAGGATGCGGGAAGTCATCTCAGGTATTGAGATCGTCACAGTAAAGGAGGCAACCCATATGGTACCTCAAGATAATCCAATAGAGTTCGAGAGACACCTAAGGCGCTTTCTTGAACGCATAGCATAGCCCTTCCCAAAGGTCTTATCCTTCCTATCTGGTCTATCCACAGTGAATAACATGACCCTAGACTTCATACTTGACCTTCAAAGATGGGGAGGAGGAGAGCCAACCGCAGTGGGAGAAGGCCACAAATTCACATATGAAGGCAAGTTCTATTCCATCCTTTACACGAGGGGAGGCCTTTTTAGGGGGAACCACATCCACCCCGTAGACCAGCACACATTACTGATGAAAGGTATGGGAAGGTACGTCTTCAAGGTGAATGGTGAAAACCTAGATCACGTCCTCGTGGAGGGGGAGATCCTTGATGTTCCCGCCGGCGTGCCCCATATATTCCTTCCCGAGGAAGACTGCCTGACCGTGGAGTGGTGGGAGGGAGATTTCATCGCAGAGGAGTATGACTTCCCAGAGTTCACCGTAGAGATCAATAAACGCATAGAGGAGTTCAACCAGAAGGTAGAAGAGCTCAAGCATCAGAAGAAATAGCCCAAAAAGTAACCTCTTCCCTTTTCTGAGTTTTCTGGCATTCACGAATTTCAGATAGGGTGTGGAAAATCCACTTATTCGTGGCAAATTGGGAGTTGAAAGTTTAAAAAAAATTACATCGCTCTCCCCTTTTGAGGTATAACCTCGATGGAAGACTTTATCCAAGGAGACCCCTCTAGGCATGGGATGACTAACATAGGCGAAGGCGACGACATCCTTCTCTACCTCGATGGAAAACGCACCTATATGATTCGTGTAGAGGCCGGAGCCCAGTTCCACACACATAAGGGCTACGTTGAGCTGGACGAGATTATAGGCCGACCCTATGGCTCCCCTCTGGTGAGCAGCCTCGGGATCAGGTTCATAGCCCTCAAGCCATTGATCAGGGACAGGATCCTCAAGACCGACCGCAGGACCCAAGTCCTCTACCCTAAAGACATCGGATACATTATGATCCTGCTCGGAGTGGGCTCAGGTTGTAGAGTAGTCGAAGCAGGAACCGGGAGCGGGGCCCTCACCCTATCCCTTGTTGACGCCGTAAGACCTGACGGCATAATCTATTCCTATGAAATTAACCCAAAATTCCAAAGGGTTGCCGCCAGGAACATAGAGAGGGCTAAACTCATGGATTTCGTGGAATTAAGAGAAGGGGACGTGACTCAAGGCATCGAAGTTGCTAACGTGGATGCTGTAGTTCTTGACATGGCGGTTCCTTGGCTTGTGGTGCCCCATGCATACGAGGCACTAGCTGGTAGCGGGGTTTTCGTTTCCTTCAGCCCTACCATCGAGCAGGTGATGAAAACGACATATGCGCTCAAAGAGATGCCTTTCGTAGAGATCAAGACCATCGAGCTCATGCTGAGGAAGATAACCGTGGCTGAGAATAAGACGCGCCCCCAGACTCAGATGCTGGGCCACTCAGGATACATTACCTCGGCCCGGAAGATCCTCAAATAGGGAATCGATAATCATTAATTTGTGCTGGTTCTACTTTTCGTTGTTTATTATGTTCAATGAAAAGTCCTTGACGCTCATGAAAGAGCTCATGGAGGCCTTTGGGCCATCGGGATTCGAGAGGGAAGCCAATACGATCTGTAAAAATTACATGGCGCCTTACGCTGACGATGTGTTTGTGGATAGGCTGGGGTCTGTCACATTTGTCTCTAGGGGGACGGAGGATAGGCCAAGGCTGCTTTTGGCGGGGCATACGGATGAGATTGGATTCATGGTTTCCTCAGTTTCAAAGGAGGGTTTCCTCACATTTAACGCCCTAGGGGGATGGTGGAGCCAGGTGCTCTTGGGGCAGAGGGTTGTTATCCGTGGCCAGAAAGGGGATTTGGATGGGGTGATCGCGTCTAAGCCTCCGCATATCCTCCCTGCTGCGGAGAGAAGCAAAGTGGTGGAGAGGCATCAGATGTTCATTGATATAGGGGCCACTAGCAAAGAGGAGGTTGTTGAGGCCGGTGTGAGAATTGGGGATCCCGCCGTGCCTTGGAGCCCTTTTAAGCTGGTTAGAGACGGAAAGGTGGCGATGGGAAAGGCCTTCGATGATAGAATAGGTGCGTTTATCCTGATGGAGACTATACGACGCATAAAGGAGCAGGATATCGAGCATCCAAACACCATCTATGGGGCCTGTACAGTTCAAGAGGAAGTGGGGCTACGCGGAGCCCAAACCACTTCCCATCTAGTGAACCCTGATGTGGGAATTGCGTTGGAGGTGGACATCGCTGGGGACGTTCCTGGGATCAAGCCATACGAGGCTATTACTAAGATGGGGCAGGGCCCCGGGTTGCTCACCTGGGACAGATCCATGATCCCTAATCAGCCCTTCAAGGAGCTCGTGATCCAGACCGCGAAGCACGCACAAATACCTCTACAACTAAGCCAGGTCTCAGGAGGAACGGATGCGGGACGGATCCACTTGAACCGGGGAGGTTGTCCCAGCGTTGTGATCAGTATACCCACAAGACACATTCATAGCCACGTGGGATATCTGAGCCTCAAAGACACTGAAAACGCAATCCGTCTCACAATCGAGCTCATCAAGAGACTAGACGCGCAGACTGTAGAGGGCTTTACTGCCCTTTAGACTTTTTATTGATTCCCACTCGGTATACGTGAGTTGAAACCTCTCCTGAAATGATCAAACTGGAAAAGAATTCAGGTGGAGATGACAAAAGACATCTTTTCTGGGATATCGGAGAGAGATGGTACTACGAGCATGCGTGAACTATCATGAATCATAGAAGCACAGTGAAGGCAAACAAGAAAATGGAATTCAACCCACCATCGAAGTCTGTGGCCGTACGTTGAAGGCAGAAGAATACAAAAAATACGAGCTGGTTGGTCGCGATGGCGATGAAAGGACGGTCTGGTACGGGCCAGATGGTTCCNNNNNNNNNNTCTGCTACATGAACGCGTACACAAGTCCAAAAGACGTGACGCAGCATCAGCAACAAGAACTCCAGCAGGGACAGCTGCTACAACCTGCTTAAAAACCAATAACGCTTAGTCTTTGATGGATTTAAGGTCACTATCGTCGATGAATCTCGTCCAGTCGATCGTCATTATTACCACTAGGACGATGACTAATAGGGCCATAGAGACTACCCCACCCAGGACCCCCCCTGACTTGAAGATGTCCTTCACGAATACGTAGCTGTACCTCCCGGCATATGCAACGAAGGACAGCATTATTGTTTTCCCCAGGAACATGGCCCCTAGGGCTTTTTTAAAGTCATATCTGAGGACACCGAGAGGGATGAGTATAACGTCATCTGGGAGCGGAAGCAGAGCGAAAAGGAAGATAATGGTAACCCCGTATCGCTGGACGAGGTTCTTGGCACTCTCTAGGCGTTCCTCGTAGCGACCCTTAATGACCTTACGACCCCCCATGCCGACGAGATAGGCGGAAGCCTGCCCGACGGTGGACCCTATACCGCAGACGAGACCTAGGAGGAGAGGATTAAGGGTGGACCCGAATGCGTAAATGGTAATTGTAAAAGGAACGGGGAACAAGATGGTTAAGTTCCCGAAGAGGGAGATCAGAAAGGCTCCAAAGTAGCCGTAGTTAATGACGAGGTCACCCATCCAGCCCCACACGTCCACCGCCAATTCTCTCCCGTGATTTACTGGAAGATGAACGGGGGGAACAATATATGAATCTACGCTAAAGACCGAATAGGGTAACCAATATCCTGCCTCCTAGCACTAACAACCAAAAGAATGGCGCCGGGAATGGGATTCGAACCCATGCGCTCCGGAGAGCACCAGTTTTCAAGACTGGCGCCTTAAACCACTTGGCTATCCCGGCCCACTCAAAATGCCCCCCACTTAAGTAAATCTTTATCGCCCCATAGTTCATCCTAAAGCATTAGTGTTATACAAAATCCTATGAAACTAATCGCGCTGAGGATGATATCAGGACCACCTTCAATGTAAGCATAAACACCAATAACGCATAGTTCATCAACGAGTGAAACGCAGTCACCCAGAACCAGTGGAAAGAACCATAACAGCTACGCGCGCGATTTTTTGTAGAGGAAGACAAAAAACGAGTTAAAAATGCTATCACTTCATAGATAGAGGAATAAATTTCCAATACTATTCCAGGCGCTAGAAGACTGCTCAAAGTCTATAATCTGCTTCTATTCATTTATTTATACTTAAACTAGCCCAAGATCCAGCTTAGATACAAAAAAACCT
The nucleotide sequence above comes from Candidatus Bathyarchaeota archaeon. Encoded proteins:
- a CDS encoding M42 family metallopeptidase, with the translated sequence MFNEKSLTLMKELMEAFGPSGFEREANTICKNYMAPYADDVFVDRLGSVTFVSRGTEDRPRLLLAGHTDEIGFMVSSVSKEGFLTFNALGGWWSQVLLGQRVVIRGQKGDLDGVIASKPPHILPAAERSKVVERHQMFIDIGATSKEEVVEAGVRIGDPAVPWSPFKLVRDGKVAMGKAFDDRIGAFILMETIRRIKEQDIEHPNTIYGACTVQEEVGLRGAQTTSHLVNPDVGIALEVDIAGDVPGIKPYEAITKMGQGPGLLTWDRSMIPNQPFKELVIQTAKHAQIPLQLSQVSGGTDAGRIHLNRGGCPSVVISIPTRHIHSHVGYLSLKDTENAIRLTIELIKRLDAQTVEGFTAL
- a CDS encoding VTT domain-containing protein — its product is MDVWGWMGDLVINYGYFGAFLISLFGNLTILFPVPFTITIYAFGSTLNPLLLGLVCGIGSTVGQASAYLVGMGGRKVIKGRYEERLESAKNLVQRYGVTIIFLFALLPLPDDVILIPLGVLRYDFKKALGAMFLGKTIMLSFVAYAGRYSYVFVKDIFKSGGVLGGVVSMALLVIVLVVIMTIDWTRFIDDSDLKSIKD
- a CDS encoding alpha/beta hydrolase, whose amino-acid sequence is MSEPKEGFLKSGGYRVHYLLWGGTGPKLVFIHSMGMDAHGFEAIYNALNGEYQMLGLTILDHGDSDIPKPSLTLPDHAEIMRDCYRQLAFEPIILIGHSVGGMMGITLAAEHPNELKGLVLVDIAPRIEKRKYSSAPPPKLFESKEQARDYFKEKYSGFTEDAVENRIKHGLKEDNEGKLTLKSTPNIMRPSLSLDLWPFAKRIETATLMVLGGKSAVVTLAAQERMREVISGIEIVTVKEATHMVPQDNPIEFERHLRRFLERIA
- a CDS encoding tRNA (adenine-N1)-methyltransferase produces the protein MEDFIQGDPSRHGMTNIGEGDDILLYLDGKRTYMIRVEAGAQFHTHKGYVELDEIIGRPYGSPLVSSLGIRFIALKPLIRDRILKTDRRTQVLYPKDIGYIMILLGVGSGCRVVEAGTGSGALTLSLVDAVRPDGIIYSYEINPKFQRVAARNIERAKLMDFVELREGDVTQGIEVANVDAVVLDMAVPWLVVPHAYEALAGSGVFVSFSPTIEQVMKTTYALKEMPFVEIKTIELMLRKITVAENKTRPQTQMLGHSGYITSARKILK